From a single Gimesia fumaroli genomic region:
- a CDS encoding DUF58 domain-containing protein codes for MSQGTQSNQFTSLFDNRTLSILERMRLNPTRRLTNRSRGEHLSGKGGTSTEFSDYRNYVPGDDVRYIDWNIFSRLNKPFMKQYQHEEEMHVVLILDASSSMDYEDKFLRCKQLAAAFGVMGLLNFEKVSAYVCNQKGSRPEKFSPATGRISMKRLFDFLTQIEAGGNSPIELAVEDVLRTHRGRGVAIVLSDYESFGDLQRPFNMLYSAGLELFGVQILGPSEINPEINGDLRLIDSESGQTLDISSAGDLLGLYHEHRVLLEEHLAMLCRQRSGRFLTTNSGDSLEYVLFDLLRRKGWVL; via the coding sequence GTGTCACAGGGAACTCAATCCAACCAGTTTACGTCGCTCTTTGATAACAGAACGTTATCCATCTTGGAGAGAATGCGTTTAAACCCCACACGTCGTTTAACAAATCGAAGTCGCGGCGAACATCTTTCCGGCAAGGGAGGGACCAGTACCGAGTTTTCAGATTATCGAAACTACGTTCCCGGCGATGATGTGCGGTATATCGACTGGAATATCTTCTCCCGTTTAAACAAACCGTTTATGAAACAATATCAGCATGAAGAGGAAATGCATGTTGTTTTGATTCTTGACGCTTCTTCATCCATGGATTACGAAGACAAGTTTTTACGTTGTAAACAACTAGCAGCCGCGTTTGGCGTTATGGGGCTGTTGAATTTTGAAAAAGTCAGCGCCTACGTTTGCAACCAAAAAGGAAGTCGGCCTGAGAAATTCTCACCAGCAACGGGACGAATCAGTATGAAACGTCTGTTTGATTTTCTGACACAAATCGAAGCAGGCGGCAACTCTCCCATTGAACTGGCTGTGGAAGATGTCTTGCGCACGCATCGGGGAAGGGGGGTTGCCATCGTTCTTTCCGATTATGAGTCATTTGGCGATTTGCAGCGTCCATTTAATATGCTGTATAGCGCAGGTCTGGAACTGTTTGGCGTTCAAATATTAGGTCCCTCTGAAATCAACCCGGAGATCAATGGCGATTTACGTCTGATTGACAGCGAAAGTGGCCAGACCCTGGATATCTCATCTGCCGGTGATTTGCTGGGGCTCTATCACGAGCATCGGGTGCTCCTGGAAGAACACCTGGCGATGCTTTGCCGCCAACGATCCGGGCGTTTTTTGACCACCAATAGTGGAGATTCTCTGGAGTATGTTCTCTTTGACCTGCTGAGGCGGAAGGGGTGGGTCTTATGA